The genomic DNA GTTCGGCCTCCCGACCGAGTTCGGAGGCGGCCTGACGGGGCTCCTCCTCCTCATCTACTTCATCGTCTTCGAGGGGACGTACGGGAAGACGGTGGGCAAGCATCTGCTGGGGCTGGTCGTGGTCACCGAGCGGGGTGAACCGTGCGAGTACACCGACGCGGCCATCCGGAACGTCCTCCGGCTGGTCGACGTCCTGCCCGTGTTCTACATCGTCGGGCTCGTCGC from Haloglomus litoreum includes the following:
- a CDS encoding RDD family protein — translated: MALFERPKPQMGTQDEVVLRRVGAFVVDAILVAVLGGLLAGAFGLPTEFGGGLTGLLLLIYFIVFEGTYGKTVGKHLLGLVVVTERGEPCEYTDAAIRNVLRLVDVLPVFYIVGLVAIYLTDEQQRLGDLAADTVVVRAADRGERL